GACCTTCATGTGCACGTCACGGCAGACGAATTTCAGCCCGGCATTGCGCATCAAGACGCCCGGCAGCAGACCGGACTCGCACAGAATCTGGAAACCGTTGCAGACGCCGAGCACCAGCCCGCCCGAGGCTGCGAAGTCGCGCACGGCGTCCATCACGGGCGCGCGCGCCGCGATAGCGCCGCAGCGCAGATAATCGCCATAGGAGAAGCCGCCGGGCACCACCACGAGGTCGGTGCCTTTTGGCAGCGCGGTCTCGGCGTGCCAGACCATTGCGGTCTCGTTGCCGGAGGCCAGTTTCAGCGCTCGCGCCATGTCGCGCTCGCGGTTGATGCCGGGGAAGACGAGGACGGCTGATTTCATCGGATCACCTGGTTTTGGGCGCCAGCACGAGCTTCGCTGCGGCGGCAAACTTTGCGTAATTGTCGTTGCTGGCTTTCTCGTCGCGCGCCGAACTGATCAGGCTGGCGGAGCCTTGTCCGCCGATCAGCAAGCCGCTGACTTGATACTCGCTTGCGCCATCGGCC
The window above is part of the Bradyrhizobium sp. PSBB068 genome. Proteins encoded here:
- the purQ gene encoding phosphoribosylformylglycinamidine synthase subunit PurQ encodes the protein MKSAVLVFPGINRERDMARALKLASGNETAMVWHAETALPKGTDLVVVPGGFSYGDYLRCGAIAARAPVMDAVRDFAASGGLVLGVCNGFQILCESGLLPGVLMRNAGLKFVCRDVHMKVERSDTPFTRGYNAGQVIRVPVAHGEGNYEADEETLKRLEGDGRVLYRYCSADGVVDEASNFNGAAHSIAGIVNERGNVLGMMPHPENHVEEIMGCTDGRGLFAGLVQQFEKAA